From Coffea arabica cultivar ET-39 chromosome 10e, Coffea Arabica ET-39 HiFi, whole genome shotgun sequence, one genomic window encodes:
- the LOC113711651 gene encoding casein kinase II subunit alpha-2 codes for MSRARVYADINVHRPQDYWNYEALTVQWGDQDDYEVVRKVGRGKYSEVFEGINVTNNERCIIKILKPVKKKKIKREIQILQNLCGGPNIVKLLDIVRDQHSKTPSLIFEYVNSTDFKVLYPTLTDYDIRYYIYELLKALDYCHSQGIMHRDVKPHNVMIDHDLRKLRLIDWGLAEFYHPGKEYNIRVASRYFKGPELLVDLQDYDYSLDIWSLGCMFAGMIFRKEPFFYGHDNHDQLVKIAKVLGTDELNAYLTKYHLELDPQFDTLIGRHSRKPWSRFINADNQHLVSPEAIDFLDKLLRYDHQDRLTAKEAMAHPYFFQVRAAENSRMRTQ; via the exons ATgtctcgagctcgagtatacgCAGACATCAATGTCCACCGTCCTCAAGATTATTGGAACTACGAAGCTCTCACCGTCCAGTGGGG TGACCAAGATGACTACGAGGTTGTCCGGAAAGTAGGAAGGGGAAAATACAGTGAGGTTTTTGAAGGTATAAATGTTACCAACAATGAAAGATGCATCATCAAAATCCTTAAACcggtgaaaaagaaaaag ATCAAGAGGGAGATCCAGATACTCCAAAATCTATGTGGTGGTCCCAATATTGTAAAGTTGCTTGACATAGTCAGAGATCAGCACTCGAAAACACCCAGTTTGATTTTTGAGTACGTGAACAGCACCGATTTTAAAGTCTTGTACCCAACGCTGACAGATTATGACATACGTTATTACATATATGAGCTTCTCAAG GCATTAGATTATTGCCACTCACAGGGAATAATGCATCGGGATGTCAAGCCTCACAATGTTATGATTGATCATGATCTAAGGAAACTTCGACTGATTGATTGGGGTCTTGCTGAATTCTACCATCCTGGCAAAGAATACAATATCAGAGTGGCTTCAAG GTACTTTAAGGGACCAGAACTACTTGTGGATTTGCAAGACTATGACTATTCTTTGGATATCTGGAGCCTGGGTTGTATGTTTGCTGGGATG ATCTTTCGGAAGGAGCCGTTCTTTTATGGTCATGATAACCACGATCAGCTTGTGAAAATTGCCAAG GTTCTTGGTACGGATGAGCTGAATGCTTATTTGACCaaatatcatttagaattggaTCCGCAGTTTGATACTCTTATTGGAAG GCACAGCAGGAAGCCCTGGTCCAGGTTTATTAATGCTGACAATCAGCATCTGGTTTCCCCTGAG GCCATTGATTTTCTTGACAAGCTTCTTCGTTATGATCATCAAGATAGGCTTACAGCAAAAGAGGCAATG GCTCATCCATACTTCTTCCAAGTGAGGGCTGCTGAAAATAGTAGGATGAGGACACAGTAG
- the LOC113712087 gene encoding protein arginine N-methyltransferase 2, giving the protein MENDELVCEAARNGDVGKLKTLIDSGADVSCFDKDGLSPLMHAAKHGHAEAVKSLLEAGAPWNALSPSNLSAGDFAMDAGHQDAFDLLLNAGIQSELVLGTIARKGSENGGSNVDYLEDRVSFSEDKLMDTEDKAVMMAWEKPLMEAHAKAVCSGGGHILNIGFGMGLVDTAIQQYNPTSHTIVEAHPGVYKRMIDSGWGDKENVKIIYGRWQDVLDQLGSYDGIFFDTYGEYYEDMREFHQHLPTLLKPGGIYSFFNGLCGSNPFFHVVYCQLVSLELESLGYSTQLIPLPVKDCLGEKIWEGVKHRYWQLDTYYLAVCQAVEDSE; this is encoded by the exons ATGGAAAATGACGAGTTAGTCTGCGAGGCAGCTCGAAACGGCGACGTTGGAAAGCTCAAGACCTTAATTGACTCTGGAGCTGACGTCAGCTGCTTCGATAAAGATGGCCTTTCTCCCCTGATGCACGCCGCCAAGCACGGCCATGCTGAGGCTGTTAAGTCCCTCCTCGAAGCCGGCGCCCCCTGGAATGCTCTCTCCCCATCTAACCTCTCCGCCGGCGACTTCGCAATGGATGCCGGCCACCAGGACGCCTTCGACCTCCTCCTTAACGCCG GGATACAATCTGAGCTGGTGCTAGGAACAATTGCTAGGAAAGGAAGTGAAAATGGGGGATCCAATGTTGATTACTTGGAAGATAGAGTGAGTTTTAGTGAGGACAAGTTGATGGATACGGAAGATAAAGCAGTAATGATGGCATGGGAAAAGCCATTGATGGAGGCTCATGCAAAAGCTGTTTGCTCTGGAGGTGGACACATTTTGAACATTGGATTTGGGATGGGCCTTGTTGACACTGCTATACAACAGTACAATCCCACGAGTCATACCATTGTTGAAGCTCATCCAGGGGTGTATAAGCGTATGATTGACTCTGGGTGGGGTGATAAGGAGAATGTGAAGATCATTTATGGTCGGTGGCAAGATGTCCTTGATCAACTTGGATCTTATGATG GGATATTCTTTGACACCTATGGGGAATATTATGAAGATATGAGAGAGTTTCATCAACATCTTCCTACACTTTTGAAGCCTGGAGGCATATATTCATTCTTCAATGGCCTCTGCGGAAGCAATCCTTTCTTTCATGTTGTTTACTGTCAGTTGGTCTCTTTAGAACTCGAGAGTCTGGGTTATTCAACGCAGCTGATACCATTACCTGTAAAGGACTGCTTGGGTGAAAAAATTTGGGAGGGTGTGAAACATAGATATTGGCAGTTAGATACATACTATCTCGCTGTTTGTCAAGCTGTGGAGGATTCTGAGTGA
- the LOC113712612 gene encoding uncharacterized protein: protein MAHHDVGLLSLIFLLVVCLEFYACVAVEATTPEKTWAVNQYHIGKRHEKKYVNRAAHVGLTAVNYGSGWNGGGSGGNGYGSGSGGNGGGYGAGIGGSNDGSGYGSVGGNGGGSGAGSGGSNDGSGYSSVGGNGGGSGGGGGSGSGLGGGGGPGSKYGPGGGGNSGGWNGGSYGPGASSRQGSRDSSYGYGRGWRGGPGSGYGSGSTGHGSGGNNGEGQYGINGGRLDRDKQQLPCSMKP, encoded by the exons ATGGCACATCATGATGTTGGTTTGTTGAGTCTCATTTTCCTGCTTGTGGTGTGTCTAGAGTTTTATGCTTGTGTAGCTGTCGAAGCTACAACGCCTGAGAAAACCTGGGCTGTTAATCAGTATCATATAGGTAAAAGGCATGAGAAGAAGTACGTGAATAGGGCAGCCCATGTGGGGTTGACAGCTGTTAATTATGGTAGCGGCTGGAATGGTGGTGGTAGTGGTGGCAATGGATATGGATCAGGTTCTGGGGGCAATGGTGGTGGATATGGGGCTGGAATTGGAGGCAGCAATGACGGCAGTGGATATGGCTCTGTAG GTGGTAATGGTGGTGGTTCCGGGGCTGGAAGCGGAGGCAGCAATGACGGCAGTGGATATAGCTCTGTTGGTGGTAATGGTGGTGGGTCAGGTGGAGGTGGTGGCAGTGGGTCTGGATTGGGTGGAGGTGGTGGTCCAGGCAGTAAATATGGTCCAGGTGGTGGTGGTAATAGTGGTGGATGGAATGGTGGTAGCTATGGTCCTGGTGCAAGCAGCAGGCAGGGGAGTCGGGACAGCAGCTATGGCTATGGCAGGGGCTGGCGCGGGGGCCCTGGCTCAGGATATGGCAGCGGTAGTACTGGTCATGGCAGCGGAGGTAACAACGGAGAAGGGCAGTATGGAATCAATGGTGGGCGCCTAGACAGGGACAAGCAGCAGCTCCCATGCAGCATGAAACCATGA
- the LOC140015023 gene encoding uncharacterized protein At2g23090, with protein MGGGNGQKSKMARERNLEKMKNAGKGSQLETNKKAMNIQCKVCMQTFMCTTSEVKCKEHAEAKHPKSDLNACFPHLKK; from the exons ATGGGCGGAGGCAATGGCCAAAAATCCAAGATGGCTCGTGAGAGGAACCTGGAAAAGATGAAAAACGCCGGCAAAG GAAGTCAGCTGGAAACCAACAAAAAGGCCATGAATATCCAG TGCAAGGTCTGCATGCAGACATTCATGTGTACTACCTCAGAGGTGAAGTGCAAGGAACATGCTGAAGCAAAGCACCCAAAATCTGATCTCAATGCTTGCTTTCCGCATCTTAAGAAATGA
- the LOC113712852 gene encoding protein TRIGALACTOSYLDIACYLGLYCEROL 5, chloroplastic encodes MGLKNFNGTGVGFGFGIGCGFGVGWGFGGMPLNFLGLGVGGGCGVGVGLGWGFGAAFGSHYRNSRVIFQGTDLDAKDSSKSS; translated from the exons ATGGGGCTTAAAAACTTCAATGGGACAGGAGTGGGTTTTG gTTTTGGCATTGGCTGCGGTTTTGGAGTGGGATGGGGTTTTGGTG GCATGCCTTTGAATTTTCTGGGCCTCGGTGTCG GTGGTGGATGCGGAGTTGGTGTAGGCCTTGGATGGGGATTTGGTGCAGCTTTTGGTAGTCACTACCGAAATTCAAGGGTTATATTTCAGGGGACGGATCTTGACGCTAAAGATTCTAGCAAAAGTAGCTAG
- the LOC140015295 gene encoding uncharacterized protein: protein MASQFDRWEKDPFFSAAEEVQESADRMESTYRTWIHSMKDSGSLWNSDELRRDLRTALGTTKWQLEEFERAVSSSYTNNAADDAKDRHREFAIAIGSQISKVEASLNESAVSRGKPPNPWVHLDEGESDELALFLSGPSAPFSGDKNFGRLHGREQQIANLQEVDKQSELKHPTNSSHSLELGQLESKEVKLPGHRRTASANADMGYWKVSVAEDALPQSSPDVQSDLPPPKIPSFSGFLNTIESAAKLKWSKNGYRKLKLSDHHPEADTPLPRTQPLTRGINLCYEKSKSCLEGCDECYDKQLYGWYGAIQRQLQRSQYHMQYSRPMQVVFSAVILLCVIVLLASRGF, encoded by the exons ATGGCTTCACAATTTGATCGGTGGGAAAAAGATCCATTCTTCTCTGCCGCCGAGGAGGTTCAGGAATCTGCCGACAG GATGGAGTCAACTTATAGGACATGGATTCATTCTATGAAGGATTCCGGCAGTCTTTGGAACTCCGATGAGCTTCGTAGAGACCTTCGTACTGCCCTTGGCACGACTAAATGGCAG TTGGAGGAATTTGAACGAGCAGTTAGTTCAAGCTACACGAATAATGCAGCTGATGATGCCAAGGATAGACATAGGGAGTTCGCTATTGCAATCGGGAGCCAGATTTCAAAGGTTGAAGCCTCGTTAAATGAATCAGCTGTTTCTCGGGGAAAACCACCAAATCCATGGGTACATCTGGATGAGGGAGAAAGTGACGAGCTGGCTTTGTTTCTCTCAGGACCGTCAGCGCCCTTTTCTGGGGATAAAAACTTTGGAAGACTCCATGGTAGAGAGCAGCAAATAGCAAATTTGCAGGAGGTTGATAAGCAATCAGAACTGAAGCATCCTACAAATTCTTCTCATTCTTTGGAGTTGGGTCAACTGGAGAGTAAGGAGGTGAAGTTGCCTGGGCACCGCAGAACTGCTAGTGCTAATGCTGACATGGGTTACTGGAAGGTTTCAGTTGCCGAGGATGCATTGCCTCAGAGTTCACCAGATGTTCAATCAGATCTACCACCGCCAAAGATTCCGAGCTTTTCTGGTTTTCTGAATACGATAGAATCTGCAGCTAAGTTGAAGTGGTCAAAGAATGGTTATAGAAAATTGAAGCTTTCAGATCACCATCCAGAAGCTGATACTCCATTACCTCGAACTCAGCCCTTGACTCGA GGCATTAACTTGTGTTACGAGAAGAGTAAGAGTTGCCTTGAGGGTTGTGATGAATGTTATGATAAgcaactttatggttggtaTGGCGCCATCCAAAGACAGCTCCAAAGATCTCAGTATCACATGCAGTATAGTAGACCCATGCAAGTCGTCTTTTCAGCTGTCATCCTTCTCTGTGTGATTG TTTTATTGGCATCACGTGGGTTCTGA
- the LOC113712089 gene encoding uncharacterized protein produces the protein MGLFLELLLTAFVAFVFSFVIAKLVSVAVPSSSEEKNLDRKVGAEEVKVDKGLKVGRAKSKKRRVKFVDDVVVGNVVHLESSEEPVKNFHTSESISEKVGILDKSLEADYGFGGEKVDKKSEVLRAYGEKLVEERAHENMTRDAKDGDVEGKKGSEDVQLLDEAIDGEAVEGKKEVATFGELCSEKNEEVVGSGFRDVLAGEEMKTEGIGGEDGLKLMSDGSDQNDVVEGKKASKDVELLDEAFHREAVGEKNEHAKFGDLCSVKNEVVVGSGLGGVVIGEEIKTESTGDENELKLMTCESNQNDVAAGEKLAANAEYLNKELDREAVYERGKHTAIDADKVYDSNTQMVSGNLDDLVVSVKVKSEVKLAYDDISLPQNEEGRVVSTKEGNAIGIVEDLSEENEGVEDKYILRDEKIDHSAASDDDDWEGIERSELEKVFAEAVNYVEYGAKRKDEQLVSLGSDVLVQLYALHKLALEGPCHDPQPMALMFSARAKWNAWQQLGNMRPEVAMEEYIKILSDNDPGWMQHSSAEDEQHGSLKSETGVCGNPDTESSSVQDPQISFEVGKTKNEKVD, from the exons ATGGGGTTGTTTCTGGAGCTCCTTCTGACAGCCTTTGTGGCTttcgttttctcttttgttatTGCAAAGTTGGTTTCAGTTGCTGTTCCCAGCAGTAGTGAGGAAAAGAATCTTGATCGAAAGGTTGGAGCAGAGGAGGTGAAGGTTGATAAAGGGTTAAAAGTTGGGAGGGCTAAGAGCAAGAAAAGGAGAGTGAAATTTGTGGATGATGTTGTGGTTGGAAACGTTGTTCACCTGGAGAGTTCTGAGGAACCCGTTAAAAATTTTCATACAAGTGAAAGTATATCCGAAAAAGTTGGGATTTTGGATAAGTCGTTGGAGGCTGATTATGGATTTGGGGGTGAAAAAGTGGATAAAAAATCTGAAGTACTGAGGGCTTATGGTGAGAAATTGGTTGAGGAACGTGCTCATGAAAATATGACGAGGGATGCAAAGGATGGTGATGTGGAAGGGAAAAAAGGGTCTGAAGACGTTCAACTGTTGGATGAGGCAATCGACGGTGAGGCTGTTGAGGGAAAGAAAGAAGTTGCTACATTTGGTGAACTTTGTAGTGAAAAGAATGAAGAGGTGGTTGGTAGTGGCTTCAGAGATGTGTTAGCTGGAGAGGAGATGAAAACTGAGGGGATTGGTGGTGAAGACGGGCTAAAATTGATGAGTGACGGGAGTGATCAAAATGATGTTGTTGAAGGCAAAAAAGCGTCTAAAGATGTTGAATTGTTGGATGAGGCATTCCATAGAGAAGCTGTTGGGGAAAAGAATGAGCATGCTAAATTTGGTGATCTTTGTAGTGTAAAGAATGAAGTTGTGGTTGGTAGTGGCTTGGGAGGTGTGGTGATTGGAGAGGAGATAAAAACTGAAAGTACTGGTGATGAGAATGAGTTAAAGTTGATGACTTGTGAGAGTAATCAAAATGATGTTGCAGCTGGAGAAAAGTTGGCTGCTAATGCAGAGTACTTAAATAAAGAGTTGGACAGAGAGGCTGTTTATGAAAGGGGTAAACATACTGCAATTGATGCAGACAAGGTCTATGACAGCAACACTCAAATGGTGAGTggaaatttggatgatttggttGTTTCAGTGAAGGTAAAATCTGAGGTGAAATTGGCCTACGATGATATCTCCCTTCCTCAAAATGAGGAAGGCAGAGTTGTGAGTACTAAGGAGGGCAATGCGATTGGAATCGTAGAGGACTTGAGTGAAGAAAATGAAGGGGTGGAGGATAAGTATATACTAAGGGATGAGAAAATCGATCATAGTGCTGCTTCGGATGATGATGACTGGGAGGGAATAGAGAGAAGTGAGCTAGAGAAGGTGTTTGCTGAAGCTGTTAATTATGTGGAGTATGGGGCGAAAAGAAAGGATGAACAGTTGGTGAGCTTGGGAAGTGATGTGCTGGTGCAATTGTATGCGCTTCATAAACTTGCATTGGAAGGACCATGCCATGATCCCCAGCCAATGGCGCTTATGTTCTCTGCCCGAGCCAAATG GAATGCGTGGCAGCAACTGGGAAACATGAGGCCAGAGGTCGCAATGGAGGAATATATCAAGATTCTGTCAGACAACGATCCTGGTTGGATGCAACATTCTTCTGCT GAAGATGAACAGCATGGTTCTTTAAAATCCGAAACCGGAGTATGTGGCAATCCAGATACTGAGTCAAGCTCTGTTCAGGACCCTCAGATTAGCTTTGAAGTTGGAAA GACGAAGAATGAGAAAGTTGATTAA